GTGGCCACACAACACCAATATGAATCATCCAACCGTAAAGTAAATTTGCTTATACATATCGGTGAAGTAAGCGGTGACTATTCAGGCATGGGGGTGCGGAGCAATGAAGTGTGGCGTGTGAACCTCGATGGCGAGTTGCGTGATCCCATGCGCAGGTTGACCAAAGTGTTTGAAATGCCCGAGGCTGATTTCTTCAGGCACTATGCCAAGGAGGGGCAAAGCCGCCATGCCTACCTTGACGCTTGTCGCGAGGAGGACGCTGTCGTGCGTAGCCGGATTCCGGAACTGCCTTTTGGCAATATTTGGGCGGCACAGCACACCATGCATCGACTGCCAGTTTGCTCCGTACTCCATCTCGGCATCCTCAACACGTTACGCTCTTGGAATTTTTTTCCCATGCCAGAAGGCGTGGAAGGTTATTCCAATGTGGGAGGCTTTGGTATCGATGGTGATGTGTCATCGCTCATAGGATCTTCACTTGCACATCCCGAAAAGTTATATTTCGGTGTGTTTGGTGACCTTGCATTTTTCTACGACATGAACGTGGTGGGCAACAGACATGTGGGTAACAATATCCGTATCATGCTCGTCAACAATGGCAAGGGAGGTGAGTTCCGCAACTACGGTCATCCATGCAGCGCATTTGGCAAAGACGCTGAACCTTATATGGCGGCGGCCGGACACTACGGCAATAAATCGGCAGACCTTGTGCGGCACTATGCTGAGGACCTGGGCTATGAATACCTTGCAGCCTCTACCAAGGAAGAATATCTTACGGCGGTAGAACGCTGGCTCCACCCCTCTGTTACCAATCGTCCGATACTTTTCGAAGTGTTTGTCGACAGTGCAGAGGAATATAAGGCTCTCGAGCTGATCTCAAATTTCATGGTTGACGCGAAGACTGTACTGAAACGAAAGATGAAAGGCATCGTGAAGGATGTATTTGGTGAG
This genomic window from Bacteroides sp. AN502(2024) contains:
- a CDS encoding thiamine pyrophosphate-binding protein → MEQKYYTDERNVQIVISLLKAHGIRKIVASPGTTNITFVGSVQQDPYFEIYSSVDERSAAYIACGLAAESGETVVLTCTGATASRNYYSGLTEAYYRKLPVLALTSHQGNYRIGQLIAQNIDRRQLPNDIVTLSVEAPLVRDDNDEQLCTINVNNALLALTRHGGGPVHINLFTTYSRNFSVKELPVVRCIRRYTPNDKMPQLPEGKIAVTVGSHLRFTEGQTQAIDDFCATHDAVVFCDNTSGYYGRYKVVFSLVATQHQYESSNRKVNLLIHIGEVSGDYSGMGVRSNEVWRVNLDGELRDPMRRLTKVFEMPEADFFRHYAKEGQSRHAYLDACREEDAVVRSRIPELPFGNIWAAQHTMHRLPVCSVLHLGILNTLRSWNFFPMPEGVEGYSNVGGFGIDGDVSSLIGSSLAHPEKLYFGVFGDLAFFYDMNVVGNRHVGNNIRIMLVNNGKGGEFRNYGHPCSAFGKDAEPYMAAAGHYGNKSADLVRHYAEDLGYEYLAASTKEEYLTAVERWLHPSVTNRPILFEVFVDSAEEYKALELISNFMVDAKTVLKRKMKGIVKDVFGEGAVQTIKNILGE